A stretch of DNA from Candidatus Pantoea bituminis:
ACGCAATGAAACAGAGCGTTGGTTGGTTGATACTATTGGTCGCCAGGCGCAGCAGGCAGGTATTAAGATGCCGCAAGTCGCGATCTATCATGCACCGGATATCAACGCCTTTGCTACCGGCGCACGTCGTGATGCGTCGTTGGTGGCGGTTTCAACCGGTTTACTGCAAAACATGAGCCGTGATGAAGCAGAAGCGGTACTGGCACATGAAGTGTCGCATATTGCCAATGGCGATATGATCACCATGACACTGATCCAAGGCGTGGTGAACACCTTCGTGATCTTTATTTCACGTATTCTGGCGCAAATCGCGTCTGGCTTTATGTCAGGCAATCGTGACGGAGAAGAGAACAGCAACGGGAATCCGCTGGTCTATTTTGCGGTCGCAACTGTGCTGGAACTGGTGTTTGGTATTCTTGCCAGCATCATTACCATGTGGTTCTCTCGTCATCGTGAATTCCACGCGGATGCGGGCTCGGCCAAACTTGTCGGTCGTGAAAAGATGATTGCTGCACTGCAACGTCTGAAAACCAGCTACGAACCGCAGGAGCCAAGCAGCATGATGGCTTTCTGCATCAACGGTAAAGGCAAGTCGTTCAGTGAGTTGTTTATGTCTCACCCGCCGTTGGACAAACGCATTGAAGCGTTACGTAGCGGTCAATATTTGAAGTAATTCGCACTAAATGAAAAGGCGACGGAAACGTCGCCTTTTTTGTGCCTGACGATCAGCGGGTCGCGCGGTCTTGCGTCATGCGCGACAGGCTAATGATTGCCGCTACGCTGGAAAATGCCCCTGCCAACAGCAGCGATGCATGAGTGCCATTATCACCAAACAGGTTAAATAACAGTGCAACCAAGGCCGCTCCCATGCTTTGGCCTAATAATCGTGCCGTGCCCAGCATGCCACTGGCACCGCCGCTGCGATTACCTGGAGCCGAAGTGATAATCGTATGATTATTTGGCGATTGAAACAGACCGAAACCTGCCCCGCACAGCACCATGCGCCAGATGATATCCCAGTCCTGCGGTTGTGAAGGCAACATTGCCAGCAAGAACAAACCCGCCGCGAACACCGCCAAACCAATTCCACCCAATAAGCCTGCATGAAAGCGTTCAATCAAACGCCCCGCAATAGGCGCTAATACCATGGTTGCCAGCGGCCACGGCGTCAATAGCAAGCCCGTTGCCACTTCATCCCGGCCTAAAACGTTTTGTAGGAAAAAGGGCAGTGAAACCATTGCCAACATCTGGGCGCAAAAGAGCAGACTGACGTGCCCAGCGACAGGCTAAAGATCGGAATGCGCAGCAGATCAACCGGCAGCAACGGTATCGGCATACTCAGTTGGCGACGGATAAAAAACCAGCCGACAATGATCAACGCGATAACTTCGCCAGCCACCAGCAGATGACTCAGTCCCTGCGAAAAGCCGCTTAACGCTGAAATCAGCAGTCCAAAGAACAACGCATTCATGATGGCGCTGGGAATATCGAATTTCTGTGATTTGGTTTTTTGCGTGTTGTCCGGTAAATAACGCAGAGCGAACCACAGCGCAATCAAGCCAAGCGGAATGTTAATCAGGAACAGCCATTTCCAGCTTGCCACCGAAAGTATGGCTGCGGCTACGGTCAGGCCTGCGGCCGTCGAAACTGCCACGATCAGCGAATTGATCGCCATGCCGCGTCCCAGATATCGCTGAGGATAGATGATGCGTATCAGCGCCGTGTTCACGCTCATTAATGCAGCACCACCAAACCCTTGCAGTACGCGAGCAAAGGTTAACATCGTCAACGAAGAGGAGAGGGCGCAAAACAGCGAAGTGGCGATAAACATCGCCAGGCCAACCTGATAAACGCGCCGATAACCCAGCATATCACCCAAAAATGAGAGCGACAGCAGCGAAACGATGATTGCGATTTGATAGGCATTCACAATCCACACGGATTCAGCCGGGCTGGCATTCAGCTCGCGGGAAATCGTGGGCAAAGCCACATTTGCAATCGCGCCATCCAGCACCGCCATAGTAATGCCTAAGGCGATAGTGAGAATGGCACCATAACGTTGCGGAACCGGTAATCCGTCTTGAGCAAGGGAAGGAGACATAGAGCTGAGTAGCGCCAATAAGTAAAGTAGGTGAATATCACCATGCTAATGAATTCACAGAGCAAAAGCATCGCGTTTACGTATAAATTTTATCTTAAAATATGTCTTGTGACGTAAACGATTGCCGTCGTGCCGGGCATAACTCTATACTGGTCCCTCGTTCCGTTTTTTTGAAACATATTTAGAAAGGTGCAAGATGTCCTTAGCTGATAACGACAAACAGCCCGATTCGGTCTCCTCGGTACTGAAAGTGTTTGGCATTTTGCAGGCGCTCGGCGAAGAACGCGATCACGGTATTACAGAACTCGCGCAGCGCGTGATGATGTCAAAAAGCACCGTGTACCGCTTCCTCCAAACCATGAAGTCACTCGGTTACGTTACGCAGGAAGGTGAAAGTGAAAAATATTCGCTGACGCTTAAACTGTTCGAGCTGGGAGCCAAAGCGTTGCAAAACGTTGATCTGATCCGCAGTGCTGACGTGCAGATGCGTGAGCTGTCGCGGCTGACGAAAGAGACCATTCATCTCGGTGCGCTGGAAGAAGACAGCATTGTCTACATCCATAAAATCGACTCGCTGTACAACCTTCGTATGTACTCACGCATCGGCCGCCGTAATCCTTTGCATACCACCGCCATTGGCAAAGTGTTATTGGCATGGCGCGATCGCAGTGAAGTAAAAGAGATTTTGAGCGAAGTTGAGTTTAAACGCAGTACGGCCAACACGTTGGTCAGTGCGGAATCTTTGCTTGAGGTTCTGGACCAGGTAAAAGTTCAGGGTTTCGGTGAGGACAATGAAGAGCAGGAAGAGGGTTTACGCTGCATTGCGGTGCCGGTTTTCGATCGTTTTGGCGTCGTGATTGCCGGGCTAAGTATCTCTTTCCCAACGATTCGCTTTTCTGAAGATGCAAAACAGGATTATGTGGCGATGCTGCATCGGGCGGCACGCACGCTTTCTTCTGAGATGGGATATCATCAGTACACATTCTAAAAAAGCGGGCTGGTTAGCCCGCTTTTTAATCAATTATCAACCACTTCACCACTTTTCTTCAGTAGCGGACAATCTGTAACGCCAACCACACCGCTGTCGGTATGCAGATATTGTGCGGTAATCACGCCACGCGCAGTCAGGTAACTACACTGCAATCCCAGCCCGGCAGCGTTTTTATTACTGCCTGTCAATACACCGTAGCCGGTGAGAAGCATTGCCATCCAGATAACGCCGATCACCACGATCGCCCGAATAAAAAGTTTCATTTTGTCTCCTTGTGATACATAACGCAGCTATCCGCTTATTGCTGCTACTCGTGATAATAACAGCATGCCTCGCTTTTCTCGCTGAATCGATCAGAGATAACTGAAACGGGAAAATCTGCATTGCAGCCGTACCCATTACCATTTGGCCTTGCTACAGGTAGAATGCGCGGTTGAACTGTTCTTTAGCACAAGCAAGGGTAAGACGAGGCCGTTATGAATGATTTAGCCGCAAATTCGGGTCCACTGGTCAGTTATGGCGTATGGATTATTATCCTGATCGTGGCGTTTATCGCCTGGTTTTTCATCAACCGGGCCAGCGTACGTGCCGGTGAGCAGATTGAGCTGTTGCAATCTCTGCTGGAAGAACAAAAAAAGCAAAACACTTTGTTGCGTCGTTTAGTCGATGCTCAACCGGGCGCCGAAGAAAAGAAACATGGGGAAGAACAGGA
This window harbors:
- the htpX gene encoding protease HtpX; the protein is MMRIALFLMTNLAVMLVFGLILSLTGIQSSSVQGLMIMAGLFGFGGAFVSLLMSKWMALRSVGGEVIEQPRNETERWLVDTIGRQAQQAGIKMPQVAIYHAPDINAFATGARRDASLVAVSTGLLQNMSRDEAEAVLAHEVSHIANGDMITMTLIQGVVNTFVIFISRILAQIASGFMSGNRDGEENSNGNPLVYFAVATVLELVFGILASIITMWFSRHREFHADAGSAKLVGREKMIAALQRLKTSYEPQEPSSMMAFCINGKGKSFSELFMSHPPLDKRIEALRSGQYLK
- the kdgR gene encoding DNA-binding transcriptional regulator KdgR, whose product is MSLADNDKQPDSVSSVLKVFGILQALGEERDHGITELAQRVMMSKSTVYRFLQTMKSLGYVTQEGESEKYSLTLKLFELGAKALQNVDLIRSADVQMRELSRLTKETIHLGALEEDSIVYIHKIDSLYNLRMYSRIGRRNPLHTTAIGKVLLAWRDRSEVKEILSEVEFKRSTANTLVSAESLLEVLDQVKVQGFGEDNEEQEEGLRCIAVPVFDRFGVVIAGLSISFPTIRFSEDAKQDYVAMLHRAARTLSSEMGYHQYTF
- a CDS encoding YebO family protein, whose translation is MNDLAANSGPLVSYGVWIIILIVAFIAWFFINRASVRAGEQIELLQSLLEEQKKQNTLLRRLVDAQPGAEEKKHGEEQDKRDFIRLIPER
- a CDS encoding YobH family protein: MKLFIRAIVVIGVIWMAMLLTGYGVLTGSNKNAAGLGLQCSYLTARGVITAQYLHTDSGVVGVTDCPLLKKSGEVVDN